The Lottiidibacillus patelloidae DNA window TTCTCCTTCTACGAGGATATCTGTTATATGGCTCTGTCCATCCGCAAGAACTTCCGTTTTAACATCGACTCCTGAAAATGCCATTCTCCCCATTACTTTCCCGCGGAAACCAAGACCTTTTACTTCTAAGTTTTCCATTCTAGACGTTCTTGCTTGAGCAATAACTTCCTTTAATTCATATCCAGTTAATCTTACATTACATGGATTAATAGGATGTGGACAAATACGATGTAAATCTGCGGCAGACACGACACCTTTCGATAATGGTTCTAATAGTACTCCTGCATTAACCATGGCTATATCACCGTTACACCAATCTTTTAATGCATGTGCCAAAAGATCAGCAAAAGGATTATCGGCATACCAATCGAGTGATAAATCATTGTTTAACTGAAGAATTGGCTCATTTAGTTCCTTGGAACTTTTCTCAAGTAGTTTCTGCAATAAGTCATTTGCGAGCTTATTTACTTTGTACTCCGTTACATCAATTACAGAAGCTTTTTTTTGTTGAATCGATTTTGTCTTTTCATCTATAGTTAATGTCACATGTCCGACAAAGCTACCGTGTTTCCCACATTGTGTAATTAACGTTTCATTGACGCGTTCTCCTGTTTCTAAAAGTTGATGTGTATGTGCACCTAAAATCAGATCGATTTTTGGAAACTGAGCAGCTATTTTACGATCTTCGTCTAAACCTAAATGGGATAGAAGTATAAAAGCGTCCGCTTTATCTTCTAGCTCGTGTAACAATTCCGTCAATGCATTAATTGGATCGATAACTTTCATCCCAAGCAATTCATAAAAAAGGTAATAAGGTGCTGTTAAGCCAATAACAGCAACCTTTACATTTTGTTTTGTAGTGTGAATTGTATAGGTAGTAGTGTTAGGTAAAGGCATGTTTTCACTCGTCTTTACATTCCCTAATAAAACAGAAAAATTTGCATCATCATATAAAGTGAAAAGTGCTTCTTTACTAAGTGTAATACCTTCATTGTTCCCGATCGTTACTGCGTCATAGCCAGCATCATTTAATAAAGATACATTATCTTTCCCTAGTGTTGCTTCAGCGATTGGGTGTGAACGATCAATAAAATCACCAATATCAAAAACTAATACATCTTCATCGTTTTCTTCAAAGTAACTGCGTTTTCCTTTTAAAACGTAAGCAATCTTTGGCCAGTTATTAAATTGACTATGAATATCATTCGTATGAAAAATATGGAGTTTATGCATGTTTACCCTTCTCCTCTATGCTAAAACAAATCTAATTGCCTTGGCGCTAAGCCTTCATATTCAATATTTAACATATCGATAAGTTCTTTGGCATTGTCAGCAGCATCGCCGCCAGAATTATTGTTAAATACAATGTAAATGTCTTTCGATTTCTTTTGCAATTGCAAGATGTTTTCTTTCCATTTTAGAAGTTCTTCTTCATTGTAGCGATATAAAAACCGTACTTCTCGCCAATTCTCTTGTCCACTACTATTCCAACCGTGAACATTACGTCCATGGAAGCGAATAAGTGTTTTTTCTTTATTTGTAGGGTGTAAAACAGTAGGGATGGAACCCTTGCCGGCTTGCGGTTCATCACATATGCTATGAATCCACCCTGCCTCTTCCATAAAAGCGAGTGTACGGTCATAATACTTTGGGGTAAACCATGATTGATTGCGAAATTTAAGTGCTAATGGCAAGTCGTGTAAAGCTTTTTTATAAAATTTTAATGTATCAACATTTTTCTTTTGACAATCAAACCATGGTGGAAATTGAAATAATATCATTGCTAGCTTTCCACTATCAACTAAAGGCTGAATTGATTGCCGATAGGCATTCACCATTTCCTCTTTTGATGAAAAGGGTATATCCCCTCACATATGTTCAGTCATCCCTTGATATACTTTAGCGATAAACTTAAAGTTGTCAGGTGTTTCATTAACCCATCTTTCGTAGTTCCTTACTGGTTGGATAGCATAAAATGATGCATCAATTTCTACTATCGGAAAATGTCCCGCATATGTATTTAATTTA harbors:
- a CDS encoding bifunctional metallophosphatase/5'-nucleotidase; amino-acid sequence: MHKLHIFHTNDIHSQFNNWPKIAYVLKGKRSYFEENDEDVLVFDIGDFIDRSHPIAEATLGKDNVSLLNDAGYDAVTIGNNEGITLSKEALFTLYDDANFSVLLGNVKTSENMPLPNTTTYTIHTTKQNVKVAVIGLTAPYYLFYELLGMKVIDPINALTELLHELEDKADAFILLSHLGLDEDRKIAAQFPKIDLILGAHTHQLLETGERVNETLITQCGKHGSFVGHVTLTIDEKTKSIQQKKASVIDVTEYKVNKLANDLLQKLLEKSSKELNEPILQLNNDLSLDWYADNPFADLLAHALKDWCNGDIAMVNAGVLLEPLSKGVVSAADLHRICPHPINPCNVRLTGYELKEVIAQARTSRMENLEVKGLGFRGKVMGRMAFSGVDVKTEVLADGQSHITDILVEGEPIDYKRIYTLSTIDMFTFGRLYPEIRHAKHKKYFMPELLRDVLEWALKNVVDK